The following are from one region of the Cetobacterium somerae genome:
- the folD gene encoding bifunctional methylenetetrahydrofolate dehydrogenase/methenyltetrahydrofolate cyclohydrolase FolD, with amino-acid sequence MKILDGKYVSQKVRDLIKKEIIEIKKVKGTVPGLAVIQAGDNLASKIYVNSKIKQCAEVGIESKNFIMPAYVAEEELLRKIEELNSDETVDGILVQLPLPDHIDTPKVIEAIDINKDVDGFKPENLGKVVLGDETALISCTPAGILRLFEEYEIALEGKDIVVIGRSNIVGKPMTALLINEGATVTVCNSKTKNLAEKTKNADVVIVAIGKANFLKGDMIKTGAIIIDVGINRDENNKICGDVDFESVKEKVSYITPVPGGVGPMTIAMLLNNTLKAFKIGKKI; translated from the coding sequence ATGAAAATTTTAGATGGTAAATATGTATCTCAAAAGGTTAGAGATTTAATAAAAAAAGAGATAATAGAGATAAAAAAAGTTAAAGGAACAGTTCCAGGATTGGCGGTAATACAGGCGGGAGATAACTTAGCATCTAAAATTTATGTTAATTCTAAGATAAAACAATGTGCAGAAGTTGGAATAGAATCAAAAAATTTTATTATGCCAGCATATGTAGCTGAAGAAGAGCTTTTAAGAAAAATAGAAGAATTAAATAGTGATGAAACAGTTGATGGAATATTAGTTCAATTACCATTACCTGATCATATAGACACACCAAAAGTAATAGAGGCAATTGATATAAATAAAGATGTAGATGGATTTAAACCAGAAAATTTAGGAAAAGTGGTTTTAGGAGATGAAACAGCATTGATTTCATGTACACCGGCAGGGATACTGAGATTGTTTGAAGAATACGAGATAGCTTTAGAGGGAAAAGATATCGTTGTTATAGGAAGAAGTAATATTGTAGGAAAGCCTATGACAGCACTTTTAATAAATGAAGGAGCAACAGTAACAGTTTGTAATAGTAAAACTAAAAATCTTGCGGAAAAGACCAAAAATGCAGATGTTGTAATAGTAGCTATAGGAAAAGCTAATTTCTTAAAAGGTGATATGATTAAAACAGGTGCTATTATAATAGATGTTGGAATAAATAGAGATGAAAACAATAAGATTTGTGGGGATGTGGACTTTGAATCTGTAAAAGAAAAAGTATCATATATAACACCTGTTCCAGGGGGAGTAGGCCCCATGACTATAGCAATGTTGCTTAATAATACGTTAAAGGCATTTAAAATTGGAAAAAAAATATAG
- the aroQ gene encoding type II 3-dehydroquinate dehydratase yields the protein MNILIINGPNLNFLGKREPEIYGDKTLELINSEIKDFGKKYGMKIEFFHSNHEGYIIDKIQQNYEKVDYLIINPGALTHYGIGIRDAILSTNLKTIEVHLSNVYSREEFRHKSVISDICIGKITGFGSEGYKMALQYLSNLKK from the coding sequence ATGAATATTTTAATAATAAATGGGCCAAATTTAAATTTTTTAGGAAAGCGAGAGCCTGAAATATACGGGGATAAAACATTAGAATTAATAAATAGTGAAATTAAAGATTTTGGAAAAAAATATGGAATGAAAATAGAGTTTTTTCATTCTAATCATGAAGGATATATAATTGATAAAATACAACAAAATTATGAAAAAGTAGATTATCTAATAATAAATCCAGGGGCATTAACACATTATGGAATAGGAATAAGAGATGCAATTTTGTCAACTAATCTAAAAACAATAGAGGTTCATTTATCAAATGTATATTCTAGAGAGGAGTTTAGACATAAATCTGTAATATCGGATATATGCATAGGAAAAATTACTGGATTCGGTTCTGAAGGGTATAAAATGGCACTTCAATACTTAAGTAATTTAAAGAAATAG
- a CDS encoding PTS sugar transporter subunit IIA, translating into MLNIVKITDYMSEELILLNLKAKNKDEALKELSALIGKSEKIEKKDVIYKALLERENLGSTGIGKGVAIPHAKTDAAESLTIAFGISKEGVDFKSLDQEKVKIFFVFASPFKDSQIYLKVLARISRLIRDENFREKLLNCENAKEVLECIDKEEAL; encoded by the coding sequence ATGTTAAACATAGTTAAAATAACTGACTATATGTCAGAAGAACTAATATTACTTAATCTAAAAGCTAAAAATAAAGATGAAGCTTTAAAAGAACTATCTGCTTTAATAGGAAAATCAGAAAAAATAGAAAAAAAAGATGTTATATACAAAGCTCTTTTAGAGAGAGAAAATTTAGGAAGTACAGGAATAGGAAAAGGGGTAGCAATACCACATGCCAAAACTGATGCAGCAGAGAGTTTAACAATAGCTTTTGGAATAAGTAAAGAAGGAGTAGATTTTAAATCTTTAGATCAAGAAAAAGTAAAAATATTTTTTGTATTTGCATCACCATTTAAAGATAGTCAAATTTATTTAAAAGTGCTGGCAAGAATTTCAAGACTAATAAGAGATGAAAATTTTAGAGAAAAGCTTTTAAATTGTGAAAATGCAAAAGAAGTATTAGAGTGTATAGACAAAGAGGAAGCTTTATAG
- a CDS encoding hemolysin family protein, with product MDTYRDIIILVVLILLSGFFSASETALTSFKTTDLEDIEKSNKKTAHLLKKWLKSPNEILTGMLLGNNIVNILGSSIATALAINIMGNSPRSLAIVTGIMTVLILIFGEITPKIMAKNNSKGFSKLVIGPMYYFGILMKPIVKILMWTSILIGRILGVEVKTENIMFTEEDLISFVNVGEAEGIIEEEEKEMIHSIVGLGETNAKEIMTPRTSMFAVEGNKTLDDIWEEMIEAGFSRIPVYEETIDNIIGVLYTKDVLNYLKAHSTDTQVKELVREAYYVPETKSIIEILQEFKSKKVHIALVLDEYGGIGGVLTIEDLLEEIVGEIRDEFDNEEEESIKEIDDNRYEVDAMLDIETINKSLNIDLPISEDYESLGGLIMSELGKIPAIGDIVDFQDVKLVVVEVEKMRVSKVEIQRGE from the coding sequence TTGGACACGTATCGTGATATTATTATATTAGTTGTATTAATTTTACTATCTGGTTTTTTTTCAGCCTCAGAAACAGCATTAACATCTTTTAAAACAACAGATTTAGAAGATATTGAGAAGTCGAATAAGAAAACAGCACATTTATTGAAAAAGTGGTTAAAAAGCCCAAATGAGATTTTAACAGGGATGCTTTTAGGAAATAACATAGTAAATATTTTAGGATCATCTATTGCAACTGCTTTAGCAATTAATATAATGGGAAATTCTCCTCGGAGTTTAGCTATTGTAACAGGAATTATGACAGTTTTAATTCTTATATTTGGAGAAATAACACCGAAAATAATGGCTAAAAATAATTCTAAAGGATTTTCAAAATTAGTAATTGGTCCTATGTATTATTTTGGTATATTAATGAAACCAATTGTAAAGATATTAATGTGGACATCTATATTAATTGGTAGAATTCTAGGAGTTGAAGTAAAAACTGAAAATATAATGTTTACAGAAGAGGATTTAATATCTTTTGTAAATGTAGGTGAAGCTGAAGGTATTATAGAAGAAGAAGAAAAAGAAATGATTCATTCAATTGTGGGGTTAGGTGAAACTAACGCAAAAGAGATTATGACACCGAGAACGTCGATGTTCGCAGTTGAAGGAAATAAAACCTTAGATGATATTTGGGAAGAGATGATAGAAGCTGGATTCTCAAGAATACCTGTATATGAAGAAACTATTGATAATATAATAGGAGTTTTATATACTAAAGATGTTTTAAATTATTTAAAAGCACACAGTACAGATACTCAAGTTAAAGAGTTAGTAAGAGAGGCTTATTATGTGCCTGAGACAAAATCAATTATAGAAATTTTACAAGAGTTTAAAAGTAAAAAAGTTCATATTGCTCTAGTATTAGATGAATATGGTGGGATTGGTGGAGTTTTAACAATAGAAGATTTGTTAGAGGAAATTGTTGGTGAAATTCGTGATGAGTTCGATAACGAAGAAGAAGAAAGTATAAAAGAAATCGATGATAACAGATATGAAGTTGATGCAATGCTTGACATAGAGACAATAAATAAAAGTTTAAATATTGATTTACCAATATCGGAAGATTACGAGAGTTTAGGTGGATTAATTATGTCAGAACTTGGAAAAATTCCTGCGATAGGAGATATTGTAGATTTTCAAGATGTTAAATTAGTAGTAGTAGAAGTTGAAAAGATGAGAGTGTCTAAGGTAGAGATACAAAGAGGAGAATAA
- the accB gene encoding acetyl-CoA carboxylase biotin carboxyl carrier protein — translation MKLDLESVKKLAKSIEEHNLSEISVEVNGTKLTMKKEELRQEVVTSNIKYVEQPTLTNKEIEIEEIESLEEVVVEGKEIVSPMVGTYYSAPSPDSEDFVKIGDKVEVGDTVCIVEAMKMMNEVKSSVAGTVVALRAENGKVVKKGDILFLVK, via the coding sequence ATGAAGTTAGATTTAGAAAGCGTAAAAAAATTAGCTAAAAGTATAGAGGAGCACAATCTTTCTGAAATTAGTGTAGAAGTTAACGGAACAAAGCTTACTATGAAAAAGGAAGAACTAAGACAAGAGGTAGTAACTTCAAATATTAAGTATGTAGAACAACCGACTTTAACTAATAAAGAGATAGAAATTGAAGAAATAGAATCTTTAGAAGAAGTAGTTGTAGAAGGAAAAGAGATTGTTTCTCCAATGGTTGGAACATATTACTCAGCACCTTCACCTGACTCAGAAGACTTTGTTAAAATTGGAGATAAAGTAGAGGTAGGAGATACAGTATGTATAGTTGAGGCTATGAAGATGATGAACGAAGTAAAATCATCAGTAGCAGGAACTGTTGTAGCTTTAAGAGCAGAGAATGGAAAAGTAGTAAAAAAAGGTGACATATTATTTTTAGTAAAATAA
- a CDS encoding redox-sensing transcriptional repressor Rex codes for MKTSEKREKISKKTIQRLTMYLKCLEKFSPDDYISSEEMGVLLGVTAAQIRKDFSNFIMDLDSCIGIRGKGYNVKCLYEMIEDILGINKQNNVIIVGAGKLGNAILLEGDIEKPRFNIVGIFDITKSRIGKEYKGIKISSVSDIPKIASEKKIDMAIITENKSIAQQVTDIVIQSGIKAILNMTSLEIKVPKDVVIEHIDLNRKLQELNYWKEKAE; via the coding sequence ATGAAAACTTCAGAAAAGAGAGAAAAAATTTCAAAAAAAACTATACAGAGGTTAACAATGTATTTAAAATGTTTGGAGAAATTTTCGCCAGATGATTATATATCATCAGAGGAAATGGGTGTTTTACTAGGAGTAACAGCAGCTCAAATTAGAAAAGATTTTTCAAATTTTATAATGGATTTAGATTCTTGTATAGGAATAAGGGGTAAAGGGTATAATGTAAAGTGTCTTTACGAAATGATTGAAGATATATTGGGAATAAATAAACAAAATAATGTAATTATTGTTGGAGCTGGAAAACTAGGGAACGCTATTTTACTAGAAGGTGACATAGAGAAACCAAGATTTAATATTGTGGGAATTTTTGATATTACAAAAAGTAGAATTGGTAAAGAGTATAAAGGAATAAAAATAAGTAGTGTGAGTGATATACCAAAAATTGCATCTGAGAAAAAAATCGATATGGCAATTATAACAGAAAACAAATCTATAGCTCAACAAGTAACAGATATTGTTATTCAATCAGGAATAAAAGCTATATTGAACATGACTTCCTTAGAAATAAAAGTACCAAAAGATGTTGTGATAGAACACATAGATTTAAATAGAAAGCTTCAAGAATTAAATTACTGGAAGGAAAAGGCGGAATAG
- a CDS encoding adenine phosphoribosyltransferase, which translates to MDLKKYVALVEDYPKPGIKFRDITPLMGNGEAYKYATDKVVEFAKDHNIDLVVGPEARGFIFGCPVSYALGVGFAPVRKPGKLPREVIEYAYDLEYGSNVLCMHKDSVKPGQRVLIVDDLLATGGTIEATVKLIEELGGVVAGLAFLIELEDLKGKEKLEGYPVLTLMKY; encoded by the coding sequence ATGGATTTAAAAAAATATGTGGCATTAGTAGAGGACTATCCAAAACCAGGAATAAAATTTAGAGATATAACTCCACTTATGGGAAATGGTGAAGCATATAAATATGCAACTGATAAAGTAGTGGAATTTGCAAAAGATCACAACATAGATTTAGTTGTAGGGCCAGAAGCTAGAGGATTTATATTTGGATGCCCGGTATCTTATGCTTTAGGTGTTGGATTTGCACCAGTTAGAAAACCAGGGAAATTACCAAGGGAAGTAATTGAGTATGCATATGATTTAGAATATGGTTCAAATGTATTGTGTATGCACAAAGATTCTGTAAAGCCTGGACAGAGAGTTTTGATAGTTGATGATTTATTAGCAACTGGAGGAACTATAGAAGCTACAGTAAAACTAATAGAAGAATTAGGTGGAGTAGTAGCAGGATTAGCATTTTTAATTGAACTAGAAGACTTAAAAGGTAAAGAGAAATTAGAAGGTTATCCAGTATTAACTTTAATGAAGTATTAA
- the nrdR gene encoding transcriptional regulator NrdR, with translation MRCPFCNSEDTKVIDSRAFSENNSIKRRRECNRCEKRFTTYERIEENPIYVVKKNKSREKFNKEKLLRGLERATNKRNISRDDLEKFIADVEKVIQNTLKNEITTQELGELVLEKLKLLDEVAYVRFASVYKEFDDIKSFIDVVEDIKKDKKI, from the coding sequence ATGAGATGTCCATTTTGTAATAGTGAAGACACAAAAGTAATAGATAGTAGAGCATTTTCTGAAAATAATTCTATAAAAAGAAGAAGAGAGTGTAATAGGTGTGAAAAAAGATTTACTACCTATGAAAGAATAGAAGAAAATCCAATTTATGTTGTAAAGAAAAATAAAAGTAGAGAAAAATTTAATAAAGAAAAACTTTTAAGGGGATTAGAACGAGCAACTAATAAAAGGAATATAAGTAGAGATGATTTGGAAAAGTTTATTGCTGATGTGGAAAAAGTAATACAAAACACTTTAAAAAATGAGATAACAACGCAAGAGCTAGGAGAGCTTGTACTAGAAAAATTAAAATTATTAGATGAAGTAGCATATGTTAGATTTGCATCTGTATATAAAGAGTTTGATGATATAAAATCTTTTATAGATGTTGTAGAAGATATAAAAAAGGATAAAAAAATATGA
- a CDS encoding RelA/SpoT family protein: MKYWQEIESEIDKHNLKVDKEKIRMAFFFAEECHIGQYRKSGDSYIIHPVEVTKILIDMKMDTEGIIAGILHDIVEDTLITIADIKYNFGDEVAHLVDGVTKLDHLPNGTKKQDENIRKMIIAMAKDVRVIIIKLADRLHNMRTLKFMPPEKQKRIAQETLSIYAPLAHRLGIAKIKWELEDMSLHYLEPEKYKEIKALIDEKKDERKKYLEEMVNNITRLLNEVQIYAKVKGRFKHFYSIYKKMFEKGKDFDGIYDLIGIRIILNTEAECYNTLGVIHSNYRPVPGRFKDYIAVPKSNNYQSIHTTIVGPLGKFVEIQIRTEDMDRVAEEGVAAHWSYKENKKISKKDQVYGWLRNIVELNQGAENTEEFIKEVTGDIVKETVFVFSPKGDVVELAQGATPIDFAFNIHTEIGIKCVGAKVNGKIVPLDYKLNNGDRVEIITSKTGRGPGNDWLDIVATQSAKSKIKKWLKDQKFDENIKIGKELIEREVGKLGMTLKEFEESPTLKKHLEKHNIPTLNDFYFHMGETKSKIDVVVAKLKVEQEKSKAYIESNLEDFIKEPIKKKSAKKDDQGIVIDGTENTLIRFARCCTPLPGDEIGGYVTKLTGIAIHRKDCPNYISMVNHDPARVIDVHWDEKLLEAPSKKSKYTFAFTIKAMDRQNILMDVVTMISNHKINVLSLNSHNIKKGLDTIAIIKATVELNNKDEYKQLVSHLLKIKDVMSVER; the protein is encoded by the coding sequence ATGAAATATTGGCAAGAAATAGAAAGTGAAATAGATAAGCATAATTTAAAAGTAGACAAAGAAAAGATCAGAATGGCTTTCTTTTTTGCAGAAGAATGCCATATAGGACAATACAGAAAATCAGGTGACAGCTATATAATACATCCTGTAGAAGTAACAAAAATATTAATAGATATGAAAATGGATACAGAGGGAATAATTGCAGGAATACTTCATGATATAGTTGAGGATACACTGATAACGATAGCAGATATAAAGTATAATTTTGGAGATGAAGTTGCCCATCTTGTAGACGGAGTTACAAAATTAGACCATTTACCTAATGGAACTAAAAAACAGGATGAAAATATTAGAAAAATGATAATAGCTATGGCAAAAGATGTTAGAGTTATTATTATAAAATTAGCAGATAGACTTCATAATATGAGAACGTTAAAATTTATGCCACCTGAAAAACAAAAAAGAATAGCTCAAGAAACTCTTTCAATTTATGCTCCATTAGCTCATAGATTAGGTATAGCTAAAATAAAATGGGAATTAGAGGATATGTCTCTTCATTATTTAGAGCCAGAAAAATATAAAGAGATTAAAGCTTTAATTGATGAAAAGAAAGATGAGAGAAAAAAATATTTAGAAGAAATGGTAAATAATATAACTCGTTTATTAAATGAAGTACAAATATATGCAAAAGTAAAAGGAAGATTTAAACATTTTTATAGCATTTATAAAAAAATGTTTGAAAAAGGAAAAGATTTCGATGGCATCTATGATTTAATAGGTATTAGAATAATTTTGAATACAGAAGCAGAATGTTATAATACTTTAGGAGTTATTCATAGTAATTATAGGCCAGTTCCAGGAAGATTTAAAGATTATATTGCAGTTCCTAAATCAAATAATTATCAATCAATTCATACAACAATTGTAGGTCCTTTAGGAAAATTTGTTGAAATTCAAATTAGAACAGAAGATATGGATAGAGTAGCAGAAGAGGGAGTTGCAGCACATTGGAGCTATAAAGAGAATAAAAAAATAAGTAAAAAAGACCAAGTTTATGGTTGGCTTAGAAATATTGTAGAGCTTAATCAAGGAGCAGAAAATACTGAGGAATTTATTAAAGAAGTTACTGGAGATATAGTAAAAGAAACAGTATTTGTATTTTCACCAAAAGGAGACGTAGTTGAGCTAGCTCAAGGAGCAACACCAATAGATTTTGCTTTTAATATTCATACAGAGATTGGTATAAAATGTGTAGGAGCAAAAGTCAATGGAAAAATAGTTCCTTTAGACTATAAATTAAATAATGGAGATAGAGTGGAAATTATAACCTCTAAAACTGGTAGAGGACCAGGAAATGACTGGTTAGATATAGTTGCTACTCAAAGTGCAAAAAGTAAAATAAAGAAATGGTTAAAAGATCAAAAATTTGATGAAAATATTAAAATTGGAAAAGAATTGATAGAAAGAGAAGTTGGAAAATTAGGTATGACTTTAAAAGAATTTGAAGAAAGTCCAACACTAAAAAAGCATCTAGAAAAACATAATATTCCAACATTAAATGATTTTTATTTCCATATGGGAGAAACAAAAAGTAAGATTGATGTAGTTGTAGCAAAATTAAAAGTAGAGCAAGAGAAAAGTAAAGCTTATATAGAAAGTAATTTAGAAGATTTTATTAAAGAGCCTATAAAGAAGAAATCAGCTAAAAAAGATGATCAAGGAATTGTAATTGATGGAACAGAAAATACTCTTATAAGATTTGCAAGATGTTGTACTCCTCTTCCAGGTGATGAGATAGGTGGATATGTAACAAAATTAACAGGAATAGCTATTCATAGAAAAGATTGTCCAAATTATATTTCAATGGTTAATCATGATCCTGCAAGAGTTATAGATGTTCATTGGGATGAAAAACTTTTAGAAGCACCTTCAAAGAAAAGTAAATATACATTTGCATTTACTATAAAAGCTATGGATAGACAAAATATACTTATGGATGTTGTAACAATGATTTCAAACCATAAGATAAATGTTTTATCTTTAAATTCTCATAATATAAAAAAAGGCTTAGATACAATTGCAATTATAAAAGCAACAGTTGAGTTAAATAATAAAGATGAATATAAACAATTAGTTAGTCATCTATTAAAAATAAAAGATGTAATGTCAGTAGAAAGATAG
- a CDS encoding ACT domain-containing protein: MDKKEFYIVDKRILPNSIQSVIKVNEIVQAERISKYEAIKRVGISRSTYYKYKDYIKPFFEGGKEKVFSIHLSLMDRPGILARVLDIIAGEQMNILTIVQNIAIDGVSRVTISIQTTENLLRKIEEMLEKISSLDSVKELRVIGSN, encoded by the coding sequence ATGGATAAAAAAGAATTTTATATTGTAGATAAGAGAATACTACCAAATTCAATTCAAAGTGTTATAAAGGTAAATGAGATTGTTCAAGCTGAAAGAATTTCAAAGTATGAAGCTATAAAGAGAGTTGGAATAAGTAGAAGTACGTATTATAAATATAAAGACTATATAAAACCATTTTTCGAAGGTGGAAAAGAAAAAGTATTTAGTATACATTTATCTTTAATGGATAGACCTGGAATTTTAGCGAGGGTTTTAGATATTATTGCAGGAGAGCAGATGAATATCTTAACAATTGTTCAAAATATAGCGATAGATGGTGTGAGCAGAGTAACAATTTCTATACAAACAACAGAAAATTTACTTAGAAAAATTGAAGAAATGTTAGAAAAAATCAGTTCTTTAGATTCTGTAAAGGAATTAAGAGTAATAGGAAGTAATTAA
- the fmt gene encoding methionyl-tRNA formyltransferase produces MRILFMGTPEFAVPSLDILRKKHEIVGIFTKVDKPNTRGKKIKYTPVKEYGIENNIPVYQPNSLRTEETFELVKELNPDLIVVVAYGKIIPNNIIDFPKFGIINVHSSLLPKFRGAAPINAAIIAGEKETGVTIMDIAEELDAGDIILKGITQINEEDTFLTLHDRLKEIGAEKLNEAVDQIENGTAKREKQEHKLATFVKPYKKTDCLIDWNKSKEEIFNFVRGMNPFPTAYTHHNDKILKVYATEKLDKIYEKGENGEVVDSIKGKGFVIKVSEGSIILTEIKPENKKNISGKDSINGNLFKIGEVLK; encoded by the coding sequence ATGAGAATTTTATTTATGGGAACACCAGAATTTGCAGTTCCCTCATTAGACATATTAAGAAAAAAACATGAAATAGTTGGAATATTTACAAAGGTAGATAAACCGAATACAAGAGGTAAAAAAATAAAGTATACACCAGTTAAAGAGTATGGAATAGAAAATAATATACCAGTTTATCAACCTAATTCATTAAGAACAGAAGAAACATTTGAATTAGTAAAAGAACTAAATCCAGATTTAATTGTTGTTGTAGCATATGGAAAAATAATACCAAATAATATAATTGATTTTCCTAAATTTGGAATAATAAATGTACATTCATCTTTACTTCCAAAGTTTAGAGGAGCAGCACCTATTAACGCTGCTATAATAGCTGGTGAGAAAGAAACTGGAGTTACTATTATGGATATTGCAGAGGAGTTAGATGCAGGTGATATTATATTAAAAGGCATTACTCAGATTAATGAAGAAGATACTTTTTTAACACTTCATGATAGATTAAAAGAGATTGGTGCTGAAAAATTAAATGAAGCAGTAGATCAAATAGAAAATGGAACAGCAAAAAGAGAAAAACAAGAACATAAGTTGGCAACATTTGTAAAACCATATAAAAAAACGGATTGTTTAATTGATTGGAATAAAAGTAAAGAGGAAATTTTTAATTTTGTAAGAGGAATGAATCCGTTTCCAACAGCTTATACACATCACAATGATAAAATTTTAAAAGTTTATGCAACTGAAAAACTTGATAAAATTTATGAAAAAGGGGAAAATGGTGAAGTGGTAGATTCGATTAAAGGAAAAGGATTTGTTATAAAAGTAAGTGAAGGAAGTATAATTTTAACTGAGATTAAACCTGAAAATAAAAAGAATATATCAGGAAAAGATAGTATAAATGGAAATCTATTTAAAATAGGTGAGGTTTTAAAATAA
- a CDS encoding tetratricopeptide repeat protein, whose product MWKYLFLVFVLIGCSNNEVVKPVKNLETKNEKYLLLKGANLYSLGKKSEALEIYEEVLKINRKNSVALREKAIIEGQFGNIVQAEKDLNSALALNPKDNLTLKNLGYLNFEKRNYNKSSKYLRSVSKDFMNDQDYFILGYIEFLNGNYLNSLKYYEYVEDDEIFNNKLFFDSYLNNLKRIEHLNKDSYLKIEDKIKHNKVNTIKLSNFYSSSLEKDEYSERVLKNYLTYNEIDKEIVEKLINIYYKNGDKVKEKKALNLILN is encoded by the coding sequence ATGTGGAAATATCTTTTTTTAGTTTTTGTACTAATTGGTTGTAGCAATAATGAGGTAGTAAAGCCAGTAAAAAATCTTGAAACAAAAAATGAAAAATATTTATTACTTAAAGGTGCTAATTTATATTCATTAGGTAAAAAAAGTGAAGCGTTAGAAATATACGAAGAAGTATTAAAAATTAATAGAAAAAATAGTGTAGCGTTAAGAGAAAAAGCAATAATAGAAGGACAATTTGGAAATATAGTTCAAGCTGAAAAAGATTTAAATAGTGCTTTAGCACTTAATCCGAAAGATAACTTAACTTTAAAAAATTTAGGTTATTTAAATTTTGAAAAAAGAAATTACAATAAAAGTTCGAAATATTTAAGAAGTGTGTCTAAAGATTTTATGAACGATCAGGATTATTTTATTTTAGGATATATCGAGTTTTTAAATGGAAATTATTTAAACTCTTTAAAATACTATGAGTATGTAGAGGATGATGAGATATTCAATAATAAATTATTTTTTGATTCCTATTTAAATAATTTAAAAAGAATAGAACATTTAAATAAAGATTCATATTTAAAAATTGAGGATAAAATTAAACATAATAAAGTTAATACAATAAAATTATCTAACTTTTATAGTTCATCTTTAGAAAAAGATGAATATTCTGAAAGAGTTTTAAAAAATTATTTGACTTATAATGAAATTGATAAAGAGATTGTAGAGAAATTAATAAACATATACTATAAAAATGGAGATAAAGTAAAAGAAAAAAAAGCTTTAAATTTAATTTTGAATTAG
- a CDS encoding DUF502 domain-containing protein — protein sequence MKRVKASFYSGLIAILPIVITVYIFNWIFQIFLNLLQDSFLTVAVRSIVLQTGLGKEQDLHLYTQILINVLSFVTLILLLIAIGTAMRVFLFKKIGAFLNNLLVKIPLFSQIYSTITQIISLFASDRQKSYQKVVMFEYPRQGIYSIGFMTSDSNHFVEEVTGEAMCNVFLPTSPNPTSGMFIVLKKSEVRVLDLKVDDAIKLIISGGVILPPNNKKEN from the coding sequence ATGAAAAGAGTAAAGGCCAGTTTTTATAGTGGGTTAATTGCTATATTACCTATAGTTATTACAGTATATATTTTTAACTGGATATTTCAAATTTTCTTAAATTTGTTACAAGATTCATTCTTAACAGTAGCAGTAAGATCAATTGTTTTACAAACTGGATTAGGTAAAGAACAAGATCTTCATTTATATACCCAGATATTGATAAACGTTTTATCTTTTGTTACATTAATATTATTATTAATAGCTATAGGAACAGCTATGAGGGTATTTTTATTTAAAAAAATAGGAGCTTTTTTGAATAATCTTTTAGTAAAAATACCACTGTTTAGTCAAATTTATAGTACAATAACGCAAATAATATCATTATTTGCATCGGATAGACAAAAATCTTATCAAAAAGTTGTAATGTTTGAATATCCTAGACAAGGAATTTATAGTATAGGATTTATGACTTCAGATAGCAATCATTTTGTAGAAGAGGTAACAGGTGAAGCAATGTGCAACGTATTTTTACCAACATCACCAAATCCTACTTCAGGAATGTTTATAGTTTTAAAGAAATCAGAAGTAAGAGTTTTAGATTTAAAAGTAGATGACGCAATAAAACTTATAATTTCAGGAGGAGTTATATTACCACCAAATAATAAAAAGGAGAACTAA